From one Burkholderia latens genomic stretch:
- a CDS encoding benzoate/H(+) symporter BenE family transporter has translation MQPNPSPGAIRSMGNDWSVSAITAGFLAVLISYAGPLAIFFQASQAAHASNEMVTSWVWAISIGAGVSGLFASWKLKVPVVTAWSAPGTALLVGLFPQLTLNQAVGAYITAALIILAIGVTGYFDRLVRHIPRGLACGMMAGILLPFGMHAFLATTAQPVLGFGMIAAYVLFRRLLPRYSIVLVLLTGAALATLLGMTHVGNVTPSFARPIFIAPAWTLGTTLSLALPLVVVSLTGQFLPGMTILRVSGYHTSARPIIAATGVMSLVVACFGGITIVVAAITAALCTGKDSHEDPDRRYVAGIASGAIYLIGGFFAGTIVTLFFALPKAFVAILAGLALIGAIGANVHGIFEDEDHREASVITFLATASGMTWLGLGSAFWGIAIGSVSYAVLSRVRARRAN, from the coding sequence ATGCAACCGAATCCCTCGCCCGGCGCAATTCGCTCGATGGGCAACGACTGGTCCGTCTCCGCGATCACCGCCGGCTTTCTGGCGGTGCTGATTTCGTATGCGGGCCCGCTCGCGATTTTCTTCCAGGCGTCACAGGCCGCGCATGCGTCCAACGAAATGGTCACGTCATGGGTCTGGGCGATTTCGATCGGCGCCGGCGTGTCGGGGCTGTTCGCGAGCTGGAAACTGAAAGTGCCGGTCGTGACCGCGTGGTCGGCGCCCGGCACCGCGCTGCTCGTCGGCCTCTTTCCGCAATTGACGCTCAACCAGGCCGTCGGCGCGTACATCACCGCTGCGCTGATCATCCTCGCGATCGGCGTCACCGGCTATTTTGATCGGCTTGTCCGGCACATTCCGCGCGGCCTCGCATGCGGGATGATGGCCGGCATCCTGCTGCCGTTCGGCATGCATGCGTTCCTGGCCACGACCGCGCAGCCGGTGCTCGGCTTCGGGATGATCGCCGCGTACGTGCTCTTCAGGCGCCTCCTGCCGCGCTACAGCATCGTGCTCGTGCTGCTGACGGGCGCCGCGCTCGCGACGCTGCTCGGGATGACGCACGTCGGCAACGTGACGCCGAGCTTCGCGCGGCCGATCTTCATCGCGCCAGCGTGGACGCTCGGCACCACACTCAGCCTCGCGCTGCCGCTCGTCGTCGTGAGTCTTACCGGCCAGTTCCTCCCGGGGATGACGATCCTGCGCGTGTCCGGCTATCACACGAGCGCGCGGCCGATCATCGCGGCAACCGGCGTAATGTCGCTCGTCGTCGCGTGCTTCGGCGGAATCACGATCGTGGTCGCGGCGATCACGGCCGCGCTGTGCACCGGCAAGGATTCGCACGAGGATCCGGATCGCCGCTACGTCGCAGGCATCGCGAGCGGCGCGATTTATCTGATCGGCGGCTTCTTTGCGGGGACGATCGTCACACTGTTCTTCGCGCTGCCGAAAGCGTTCGTCGCGATCCTCGCCGGACTTGCGCTAATTGGCGCGATCGGCGCGAACGTGCACGGGATCTTCGAGGACGAGGACCATCGCGAAGCGTCGGTGATCACGTTTCTCGCGACCGCGTCGGGGATGACGTGGCTCGGGCTCGGTTCGGCATTCTGGGGGATCGCGATCGGATCGGTTTCGTATGCGGTGTTGAGCAGGGTAAGGGCGCGGCGGGCGAACTGA